In Ruminiclostridium papyrosolvens DSM 2782, the following proteins share a genomic window:
- a CDS encoding recombinase family protein, with the protein MKVKVGAYCRVSTEKDDQVNSLQSQKKYFEEYIRNRPDWEFADIYADEGISGTQAENRMEFQRMISDAKNKRLDLILTKEISRFARNTKISIDYTRMLKEVGVGVIFINDNINTLDGDGELRLTIMSAIAQDESRKTSERVKWGQKRRMEQGIVFGRELLGYNLYKGILTVNEEEAEIVRLIFYKYTIEGKGTHIIARELYEDNIQFERYKKRWSNTTILRLLKNEKYVGDLTQKKTITPNYLNHKKKYNRGEEETVYIKNHHKPIISRDLWDATQEQLSQRAAQKEQKSKYSNKYWCSGKLYCGECGNKFVGRSKKLKNGEVYKAWICSQAKSYGTLKTDFNGNKVGCSNKSINHIVLCEIVKAVMDSINISKEKIKSELVSEIRKLNDLTDIKSTYLFTRKIEDLNRKKQEVINLMLEGSISKGDMFLMNKKYDFEINKVKTIIKNIEDINIINSGNANKLQRCIDRINSLVNQIEGKDSEEVFKLTVKKVILYKNNILELYLNCMSEPIKLNYKSKGKNGNYSFEYSFTDN; encoded by the coding sequence ATGAAAGTAAAAGTTGGTGCTTATTGCAGAGTTTCAACAGAAAAGGATGATCAGGTAAATTCACTACAGAGCCAAAAGAAATATTTTGAAGAATATATAAGGAATAGACCTGACTGGGAATTTGCTGACATTTATGCTGATGAGGGAATTAGCGGGACTCAAGCCGAGAATAGAATGGAATTTCAGAGGATGATTTCTGATGCTAAAAACAAAAGGCTGGATTTGATATTGACTAAAGAGATATCAAGATTTGCAAGAAACACTAAAATCAGTATTGACTACACACGTATGCTTAAAGAGGTTGGAGTAGGTGTTATTTTTATTAATGATAATATTAATACTCTTGACGGAGATGGTGAATTGAGGCTTACAATTATGTCGGCCATTGCGCAGGATGAAAGCAGAAAAACATCTGAACGGGTAAAGTGGGGACAAAAAAGAAGAATGGAGCAGGGGATCGTTTTTGGACGTGAGCTGTTAGGATACAATTTGTATAAAGGCATTTTAACGGTTAATGAGGAAGAAGCTGAAATAGTAAGATTGATTTTTTACAAATATACCATCGAAGGAAAAGGTACTCATATAATTGCAAGAGAGCTTTATGAAGACAATATACAATTTGAAAGATATAAAAAAAGGTGGTCAAATACCACAATACTGAGACTTCTAAAAAATGAAAAATATGTTGGAGATCTGACTCAAAAAAAGACCATAACTCCAAATTACTTAAATCATAAAAAGAAATACAACAGGGGAGAAGAAGAGACTGTATATATAAAAAACCATCATAAACCTATCATATCAAGGGATTTATGGGATGCAACACAAGAACAGCTCAGTCAGCGAGCAGCACAAAAGGAGCAAAAAAGTAAATACAGCAATAAATATTGGTGCTCAGGGAAGCTGTATTGTGGGGAATGTGGAAATAAATTTGTGGGAAGAAGTAAAAAATTAAAAAACGGGGAAGTTTACAAGGCTTGGATATGTAGTCAGGCTAAAAGCTATGGCACTCTCAAGACTGATTTCAATGGAAATAAGGTTGGCTGCAGCAATAAGAGTATAAATCACATAGTACTGTGCGAAATAGTAAAAGCTGTTATGGACTCAATTAATATAAGTAAGGAAAAAATAAAGTCCGAACTGGTATCTGAAATCAGGAAATTGAACGATTTAACTGATATAAAGAGTACATATTTATTTACAAGAAAAATAGAAGACCTGAACCGTAAAAAGCAGGAAGTAATCAATCTAATGCTTGAGGGAAGCATATCTAAGGGCGATATGTTTTTAATGAATAAAAAGTATGACTTTGAGATAAATAAAGTTAAAACGATTATTAAAAATATTGAAGATATAAATATTATAAATAGCGGGAATGCAAATAAGCTGCAGAGATGTATAGACAGGATAAATTCTCTGGTTAACCAGATTGAAGGAAAGGATTCCGAGGAAGTTTTTAAACTCACAGTTAAAAAGGTTATCCTATATAAAAATAATATATTGGAACTATATTTAAACTGTATGTCGGAGCCAATAAAACTAAACTATAAAAGCAAAGGAAAAAATGGAAACTATAGTTTTGAATACAGCTTTACAGACAATTGA
- a CDS encoding carbohydrate-binding domain-containing protein, whose translation MFRNINKKILAFVIVVAMLMSFIPTMSFAAEPNSSHLITSQAKKPSTAGALQLLDKNGTKTLCDKDGNPIQLRGMCTHGLQWYPEIINNNAFAALSKDWGSNVIRLAMYVAEGGYSKDPETIKKKVIDGINFAIANDMYAMVDWHVLTPGDPNADIYKGAMDFFKEISQKYPNNPHIIYELANEPSPNDPGVTNDAAGWAKVKSYAEPIIKMLRDSGNKNLVVVGTPNWSQRPDLAANNPINDNNTIYTVHFYSGTHKTSPNSTDRGNVMSNVRYALEHGVAVFCSEWGSSEASGNNGPYLKEADEWLEFFNANNISWINWSLSNKNETSGSFIPFISGKSEATSLDPGDDQVWSPKELSISGEYARARIKGIKYEPIERAEKEEFTTNIWDFNDGTTQGFGINADSPVKADSITLTNDKNALKITGLKNSKDLSEGNYWANVRLSADGTSNKPNILGAEKLTMDVIAAAPATVSIAAIPQSSTHGWANPTRAIAVKPSDFVKQTDGTYKAVLTITPADSPNFDSIAKDTKDSTMTNIILFVGADTNVISLDNITVSGNRAAAEATVEHAMPGKATLPSNFEDSTRQGWSWDATSGVQSALAIKDANGSKAISWEVKYPEVKPTDGWASAPRIALGGINATRGSNKYLAFDLYLKPAQASKGALCISLAFAPPTLGYWAQASVDINIPLASLSKMKKTKDGLYHIQAKYDLDKINDKKVLTADTVLRDITIVVADVNSDYAGTMYLDNVRFENENDGKSELNNAIAMLVSKGIIKNSDAKQINFNKSISRGEYIMWLVKTLDLNAKYTTNFSDVNKKDSYYNSLGIAKALGITNGVGHNKFNPNKAISRENMLVLTYKALKLVNKNLVKGNADNLKQFSDASKVSKNTVESVATIVKNGFYSGDAKKLNLKASVTKAESALMLHKIIR comes from the coding sequence ATGTTTAGAAACATCAATAAAAAAATTCTTGCTTTTGTTATTGTTGTTGCAATGTTAATGTCTTTCATTCCAACAATGTCTTTCGCTGCAGAGCCGAATAGTTCTCACCTCATTACCAGTCAGGCTAAAAAGCCTTCAACTGCCGGTGCTCTTCAACTCCTAGATAAGAATGGAACTAAAACATTATGTGACAAAGACGGGAACCCTATACAACTTCGTGGTATGTGTACCCACGGCCTTCAGTGGTACCCTGAAATAATTAACAATAATGCATTTGCAGCACTCTCCAAGGACTGGGGAAGTAATGTAATCCGTCTGGCAATGTATGTTGCTGAAGGCGGATATTCAAAAGACCCTGAAACTATCAAGAAAAAAGTAATAGATGGGATAAATTTTGCAATCGCCAATGATATGTACGCTATGGTGGATTGGCATGTACTTACTCCGGGTGACCCAAATGCAGACATATATAAGGGTGCAATGGATTTCTTCAAGGAAATATCCCAAAAGTATCCCAATAATCCGCACATAATATATGAACTGGCTAATGAGCCCAGCCCTAACGATCCCGGTGTTACCAATGATGCGGCAGGTTGGGCAAAAGTAAAGAGCTACGCAGAACCAATAATAAAGATGCTCCGTGACAGCGGTAATAAGAATCTTGTAGTCGTTGGAACTCCAAACTGGAGCCAGCGTCCTGATTTGGCTGCTAATAACCCCATTAATGATAATAATACTATTTATACTGTTCATTTCTATAGCGGTACGCATAAAACCTCTCCTAACAGTACAGACAGAGGAAATGTAATGAGTAATGTAAGATATGCTCTTGAGCATGGTGTAGCAGTTTTTTGTTCAGAATGGGGATCCAGTGAAGCAAGCGGAAACAACGGACCTTACTTAAAAGAAGCCGATGAATGGCTTGAATTCTTCAATGCAAACAATATCAGTTGGATTAACTGGTCACTGTCAAACAAGAATGAAACCTCAGGCTCGTTCATACCTTTCATTTCCGGCAAATCAGAAGCCACAAGTTTAGACCCCGGAGATGATCAGGTTTGGTCACCAAAAGAGCTGAGTATATCCGGTGAATACGCCCGTGCCAGAATTAAAGGTATTAAATATGAACCTATTGAGCGTGCTGAAAAAGAAGAGTTTACAACAAATATATGGGATTTCAATGATGGAACGACTCAAGGTTTTGGTATAAACGCTGATAGCCCCGTAAAGGCTGATAGTATCACTCTTACAAATGATAAAAATGCTCTTAAAATCACAGGCTTAAAAAACAGCAAGGATCTTTCAGAAGGAAACTACTGGGCAAACGTTCGTCTTTCAGCTGATGGTACAAGTAATAAACCGAACATTCTCGGTGCAGAAAAGCTTACAATGGACGTTATTGCAGCTGCTCCTGCCACAGTATCAATAGCAGCAATACCACAGAGTTCAACCCATGGTTGGGCGAATCCTACACGTGCCATTGCGGTGAAGCCCTCTGACTTTGTAAAACAGACAGACGGCACATATAAAGCCGTATTGACAATAACTCCTGCTGATTCACCTAATTTTGATTCTATAGCAAAAGACACCAAAGATAGTACAATGACTAATATAATTTTGTTTGTGGGTGCAGATACGAATGTTATTTCACTTGACAATATAACAGTATCAGGAAACCGAGCTGCCGCAGAAGCAACTGTTGAGCATGCTATGCCAGGAAAGGCAACACTTCCTTCAAATTTTGAAGATTCAACCCGTCAGGGATGGTCCTGGGATGCTACCTCTGGAGTTCAGAGTGCTTTGGCAATAAAAGATGCTAACGGCTCAAAAGCTATTTCTTGGGAAGTAAAATATCCTGAGGTAAAGCCGACGGACGGATGGGCTTCAGCACCACGTATCGCTCTTGGCGGAATAAACGCAACACGCGGAAGTAACAAATATCTTGCATTTGATTTATATCTGAAGCCTGCACAAGCAAGCAAGGGCGCTCTCTGCATAAGTCTGGCATTTGCTCCGCCAACCCTTGGTTACTGGGCACAGGCATCGGTTGATATCAATATACCTTTAGCAAGCCTGAGCAAAATGAAAAAAACCAAAGATGGATTGTATCACATTCAGGCAAAATATGATTTGGATAAAATAAATGATAAAAAAGTACTTACTGCTGATACTGTCCTACGTGATATCACAATCGTTGTTGCAGACGTTAACAGTGACTACGCCGGTACGATGTATCTGGATAATGTCAGGTTTGAAAATGAAAATGACGGCAAAAGTGAACTTAATAATGCTATTGCGATGTTGGTATCAAAAGGTATTATCAAAAACTCTGATGCCAAACAAATCAATTTCAATAAGAGCATTTCAAGAGGCGAGTATATTATGTGGCTTGTTAAAACTTTAGATTTAAATGCAAAATATACTACAAATTTCAGTGATGTTAATAAGAAAGACAGCTACTATAATTCACTGGGTATCGCCAAAGCACTTGGTATTACTAACGGTGTCGGACATAATAAATTCAATCCTAATAAGGCTATAAGCAGAGAGAATATGTTGGTATTAACCTATAAAGCGCTGAAATTAGTAAATAAAAATTTGGTTAAAGGTAATGCTGACAATCTAAAACAATTTTCTGATGCTTCAAAAGTTTCAAAGAATACTGTTGAAAGTGTAGCCACTATCGTAAAGAACGGATTTTATTCAGGTGATGCAAAGAAGCTTAATCTGAAAGCCTCCGTTACAAAAGCTGAGTCCGCGTTGATGCTACATAAAATAATACGCTAG
- a CDS encoding autorepressor SdpR family transcription factor gives MSLPNIFKALSDSVRRDILLKLKQKRKMSAGEIAAEFELSNATISYHLSILKNADLIFETRYQKYIYYEINTSVFEGAVMWLMQFRED, from the coding sequence GTGAGTTTACCAAATATATTTAAGGCACTAAGTGATTCCGTCCGACGGGATATATTACTGAAACTTAAGCAAAAGCGAAAAATGTCTGCTGGGGAGATTGCTGCTGAGTTTGAATTGTCCAATGCTACAATTTCCTACCATCTGTCTATTCTTAAAAATGCAGACTTAATTTTTGAAACTCGATATCAGAAGTATATTTACTATGAAATTAATACTTCTGTATTTGAAGGTGCAGTTATGTGGCTCATGCAATTTCGGGAGGATTAA
- a CDS encoding SdpI family protein, with the protein MKQKDMRTLIISTVLCGVLFGIAVVINKLSGGNADTYIPLYVIAAILNAVLNLGLSSNIVMANGAKKLVALGKWIMPITGLAYLIPQIYLLLFPAQSIMETFVYIFLGIIFIISGNYFPKNHINPYIGLKFPWLFHDEEGWYKTHKLGSYTWVLSGAAMILHPLHNLAYVTVPLIILLAGVVPFIYSLILYLQKKTN; encoded by the coding sequence ATGAAACAAAAAGACATGCGCACGTTAATTATATCGACAGTTCTATGCGGCGTGCTGTTTGGAATAGCCGTAGTTATTAATAAATTGAGCGGAGGTAACGCAGATACATACATTCCACTTTATGTAATAGCGGCTATTCTTAATGCTGTTTTGAATTTGGGTTTAAGCTCTAACATTGTCATGGCTAATGGAGCAAAGAAATTAGTGGCTCTTGGTAAGTGGATTATGCCAATTACCGGACTGGCATATTTAATTCCACAAATCTATCTGCTGCTGTTTCCGGCGCAAAGTATCATGGAAACTTTTGTTTATATTTTTTTAGGCATTATATTTATTATCAGCGGAAACTATTTCCCCAAAAATCATATAAACCCCTATATAGGTTTAAAGTTTCCTTGGCTGTTTCATGATGAAGAGGGGTGGTATAAAACACATAAATTAGGCAGCTATACTTGGGTATTATCGGGAGCGGCTATGATATTACATCCTCTGCACAACTTGGCGTATGTAACCGTTCCGCTAATCATTCTGTTAGCAGGTGTTGTTCCATTTATCTATTCTCTTATTCTTTATTTACAGAAAAAAACTAATTAG
- a CDS encoding DUF1648 domain-containing protein, which translates to MKSSKKHIIISTVLCALTLVVFLAFYGKLPDSIPVHFDSEGNANSYFPRNMIVFGVPAVSVLLNLLAAFKVNKQADKATFMFYIMPAVAVVTSGIIIYLGLK; encoded by the coding sequence ATGAAATCTTCAAAGAAACACATTATTATCAGCACCGTATTGTGTGCATTGACACTGGTGGTTTTCCTTGCTTTTTATGGTAAGCTGCCTGATTCTATCCCCGTCCATTTTGATTCTGAAGGAAATGCCAACTCTTACTTCCCCCGAAACATGATAGTATTTGGCGTTCCCGCAGTCAGTGTCTTGCTCAACTTGCTTGCAGCATTTAAAGTCAATAAACAGGCAGATAAGGCAACCTTTATGTTTTACATTATGCCTGCTGTAGCAGTAGTAACGTCAGGGATTATTATTTATTTAGGATTGAAATGA
- a CDS encoding ABC transporter ATP-binding protein: MLEIKNLSKTYGTKVAVNNLSFLVENGDIMGFIGKNGAGKTTTLKSCLGIIGIDNGEILLDGVSLMENPIACKKKMAYVPDNPRLDEYMTGVQYLNFVCDIYEVSRKERIQSIDRLSGVFQMKKHLSNLVSSYSYGMKQKLALMAAFSHVPKLLILDEPFVGLDPDAFITLKEQMRLLCDSGSSVLFSSHILDVVEKVCNKVSVIKNGMLLFTGLTSDLIGSKGLEEVFMEVNKDNENAVDLLEK, translated from the coding sequence ATGTTAGAAATTAAAAATTTATCCAAAACCTATGGTACAAAGGTAGCTGTCAACAATCTTAGTTTTTTGGTTGAGAATGGCGATATTATGGGCTTTATTGGAAAAAACGGAGCAGGAAAAACAACAACATTAAAATCCTGCCTCGGGATAATAGGAATTGATAATGGGGAAATACTTTTAGATGGTGTTTCACTGATGGAAAATCCAATTGCATGCAAAAAGAAAATGGCATATGTACCGGATAATCCACGTCTTGATGAATACATGACAGGGGTGCAATACCTTAATTTTGTCTGTGATATTTATGAAGTTTCTCGTAAAGAACGTATACAATCCATTGATAGATTGTCTGGTGTATTTCAAATGAAGAAACATTTAAGTAATTTAGTTTCCTCGTATTCCTATGGCATGAAGCAGAAACTTGCGTTGATGGCGGCATTCTCACATGTCCCTAAATTATTGATTTTGGATGAGCCATTTGTAGGCTTAGACCCAGATGCGTTTATTACCCTCAAAGAACAGATGCGCTTGCTTTGTGACAGTGGAAGCTCGGTCTTATTTTCCAGTCATATTCTTGATGTAGTTGAGAAAGTATGTAATAAGGTGTCGGTCATTAAAAATGGTATGTTGTTATTTACGGGCTTGACCTCAGATTTGATTGGCTCAAAAGGACTGGAAGAAGTATTTATGGAGGTGAACAAAGATAATGAAAATGCTGTTGACCTTTTGGAAAAATGA
- a CDS encoding GNAT family N-acetyltransferase has protein sequence MNIQYVNNSLTAEMLSSFRNTIGWGNTLLAKAEKAVQNTLFSIVAFDNDKAIGIGRLIGDGALIWYIQDVIVLPDYQRKSIGTAIMQQLLDYIRKNSFPNDSTTIGLMSAKGKEPFYQKFGFRMRPNEREGMGMVVDIKTI, from the coding sequence GTGAATATACAATATGTGAATAATTCATTAACAGCCGAGATGCTATCAAGTTTTCGAAATACGATTGGGTGGGGAAATACATTGTTAGCCAAAGCTGAAAAAGCTGTACAGAATACTCTTTTTTCCATTGTCGCCTTTGACAATGATAAAGCGATTGGAATAGGACGTTTAATTGGCGATGGTGCTCTAATTTGGTATATTCAAGATGTTATTGTTCTTCCAGATTATCAGAGAAAATCTATAGGTACAGCTATCATGCAGCAACTTTTGGATTATATAAGGAAAAACAGCTTTCCAAATGATAGTACAACAATAGGATTAATGTCTGCAAAAGGCAAAGAACCATTTTATCAAAAGTTTGGCTTCCGCATGCGTCCAAACGAGAGAGAAGGGATGGGAATGGTAGTTGATATAAAAACAATATAA
- a CDS encoding GNAT family N-acetyltransferase — translation MAHDNVGKGIGEQCLKRLETDAIQWGIKHIIAEISSENQQSLRFHAKHGFKTCGALKKRNIQHYGFNV, via the coding sequence ATTGCACATGATAATGTTGGAAAAGGTATCGGTGAACAGTGTCTTAAAAGACTAGAAACTGACGCAATACAATGGGGCATAAAGCATATAATTGCAGAAATTTCATCAGAGAATCAACAAAGTTTGAGATTTCATGCCAAACATGGATTTAAAACTTGTGGTGCACTGAAAAAAAGAAATATTCAGCATTATGGGTTTAATGTATAA
- a CDS encoding LytTR family DNA-binding domain-containing protein, translating to MKVSVQEIEQNRSEQVVIQCYRITDKVNSIISFIKSTDTSLVGYENEKMVELFLTEIFYVEAVDNRVFAYTENKTYQLRVKLYEFEETSKFMRFFRCSKSMVINLMKVDSVYPIFNGRFSAKLFNGEEIIISRRYVSELKNLLGGGEA from the coding sequence ATGAAAGTATCGGTACAAGAAATAGAGCAAAATCGGTCTGAGCAGGTAGTCATACAATGTTATAGAATAACAGACAAGGTGAATAGTATTATCAGTTTTATAAAATCAACAGACACTTCTTTAGTTGGCTATGAAAATGAAAAAATGGTAGAACTGTTTTTAACTGAAATTTTTTATGTTGAAGCCGTGGATAATAGGGTATTTGCCTATACTGAAAACAAAACATACCAATTGAGGGTTAAGCTGTATGAATTTGAGGAAACCAGCAAGTTCATGCGGTTTTTTCGTTGTTCAAAATCAATGGTAATAAATTTGATGAAAGTCGACAGCGTATATCCCATTTTTAACGGAAGGTTCTCGGCAAAGCTTTTTAACGGGGAAGAAATTATCATTTCACGCCGTTATGTTTCCGAGTTGAAAAATCTGTTGGGAGGTGGAGAGGCATGA
- a CDS encoding DUF3021 family protein yields MSFRSFLRDCAIRFFIIATCLNVATAVFGSVLQPDATLGFDSFYSPLIGAALGTLPSFILYSRKELNLRQTIIRKVLHLLALEIVIIGFSFLLVKSFSLFQIMFFVGIVLVVYLVVNLIDRLLQIKDTREINSGLKALQNRK; encoded by the coding sequence ATGAGCTTCAGATCGTTTTTGCGTGATTGCGCTATAAGGTTCTTTATAATCGCTACTTGCCTTAATGTGGCAACGGCGGTTTTCGGATCGGTGCTTCAGCCGGACGCAACACTCGGCTTCGATTCGTTCTATTCACCGTTAATTGGTGCGGCGTTAGGCACTTTGCCTTCGTTCATCCTATACTCGCGCAAGGAACTAAACTTGCGCCAAACAATCATCCGTAAAGTTCTGCATTTGTTGGCATTAGAAATAGTCATCATAGGATTTTCATTTTTGTTAGTAAAAAGCTTCAGTTTATTTCAGATTATGTTTTTCGTTGGGATTGTTCTTGTCGTATACCTTGTAGTTAACCTTATCGACCGGCTTCTTCAAATAAAGGATACCAGAGAAATAAATTCGGGGTTGAAAGCATTGCAAAATCGAAAGTAA
- a CDS encoding CPBP family intramembrane glutamic endopeptidase — MKIAFSQKHPFGAAILAGLLCTLLTGFGTAIPQRIGLKDIPTFIVMAIAVSASAFIGILIMMQSRFTINEYGFQKHLGKNVSKAWFFIPLILIELIPIITIGFSTEISPALYVTIALFTIGVGFNEEIFFRGLALKFIRSRGMKKAIIWSSVMFGILHAANAFNGKNLLYIILQISFAFLVGFVFAEVVCITESIWIVILCHAAHDFISLTTEEALDTKAIIILAVQTVILLIYAIGLWKKLGVENR; from the coding sequence ATGAAAATTGCGTTTTCACAAAAACACCCATTTGGGGCAGCGATACTAGCAGGTTTACTTTGCACTCTGCTTACCGGGTTTGGAACGGCGATTCCACAGAGAATTGGTTTGAAAGATATACCTACATTTATTGTTATGGCAATAGCAGTTTCGGCTTCAGCCTTTATCGGAATACTTATAATGATGCAGTCGCGGTTTACAATTAACGAATACGGGTTTCAAAAACATTTAGGTAAAAACGTAAGTAAGGCATGGTTTTTCATTCCCCTTATACTAATCGAACTCATACCAATTATTACAATCGGGTTCAGCACTGAAATAAGTCCTGCGCTGTATGTAACGATTGCTTTGTTTACAATTGGTGTTGGCTTTAACGAAGAAATATTTTTTCGCGGTCTTGCCCTTAAATTTATCAGAAGCAGGGGAATGAAAAAAGCCATTATATGGTCGTCAGTTATGTTTGGCATTCTGCACGCAGCGAATGCTTTTAACGGAAAAAATTTATTATATATTATTTTGCAAATCAGCTTTGCGTTTTTGGTAGGCTTTGTATTTGCGGAGGTTGTCTGTATAACAGAAAGCATATGGATAGTGATTTTATGTCACGCCGCACATGACTTCATATCATTGACTACCGAGGAAGCATTGGACACCAAGGCTATCATCATTTTAGCAGTTCAAACTGTCATTTTACTAATTTATGCTATTGGCTTGTGGAAAAAACTCGGTGTAGAAAACCGATAA
- a CDS encoding radical SAM/SPASM domain-containing protein: MARILRPDHRLTQEDNGCLVLKNVHYENVVYQLQPIVALIFSLYDGLRSDEEIKEIAKYLFGSKKESEFNRFMDNFFLSYQRFLIPVEKAEKFFPKPWPSYAPEDYAIKQNLMIKDSRRLPAPQYLVLYLTNNCIRKCPYCYAKAKQKETVEENSMDTEIVMRIIQEAFMLGIEGILLTGGEPLLRPDIYKIIDCAASYHISVGLSTKGKINTDILQTIDFSLLNLSLSIDSHIPDVANALAGSPTFYRDMLDNITNLKRINVPYSVTTVITKLNQGHIRDTIQYFIDQGARNILLEHNVCSDKENKLFVCEDEKVTIDNYINELKNIPEFRGKLTHSAYDKGVVNVTKLKCSTGRSRLSIRYDGKYIFCEKLANADDIELGNIFDKSVLDVWNSEELLAYINPERDSYKETVCFDCVEFDHCTGKNSCISQSKNQHGTYFRPIKEAEYACTQR, translated from the coding sequence TTGGCTAGAATATTAAGGCCTGACCATCGATTAACTCAAGAGGATAACGGGTGTTTAGTACTTAAAAATGTCCATTATGAGAACGTAGTTTACCAGCTTCAACCGATTGTTGCCCTCATCTTTTCATTGTACGACGGATTAAGAAGCGATGAAGAGATTAAAGAAATAGCAAAATATTTGTTCGGTTCAAAAAAGGAAAGTGAATTCAATCGATTTATGGATAATTTCTTTCTTTCATATCAACGTTTTTTAATCCCTGTTGAAAAAGCGGAAAAATTTTTTCCCAAACCATGGCCAAGCTATGCTCCTGAGGATTATGCAATAAAGCAAAATTTAATGATAAAAGATTCAAGGCGGTTACCGGCTCCTCAATATTTAGTTTTATATCTGACAAACAATTGTATTCGAAAGTGCCCATATTGTTATGCCAAAGCAAAACAAAAAGAAACGGTTGAAGAAAATTCGATGGATACAGAAATAGTCATGCGGATAATTCAGGAGGCTTTTATGCTTGGGATTGAAGGCATATTGCTGACAGGGGGAGAGCCTCTTCTTCGTCCGGATATATACAAAATCATTGACTGTGCGGCTTCATATCATATATCTGTTGGGTTGAGTACAAAGGGTAAAATTAACACAGATATTTTGCAAACCATTGATTTCTCCTTGCTGAATTTATCTTTGAGCATAGACTCGCATATTCCGGATGTCGCTAACGCATTAGCTGGTTCTCCTACCTTTTACAGGGATATGCTGGATAATATCACAAATCTGAAAAGGATAAATGTCCCCTACTCAGTGACAACTGTGATCACCAAGCTCAATCAAGGGCATATTCGGGACACGATACAATATTTTATAGATCAGGGTGCTCGTAATATTTTGTTAGAACATAATGTATGTTCCGATAAAGAAAACAAACTTTTTGTTTGCGAGGATGAAAAAGTTACGATTGACAATTATATAAATGAACTTAAGAATATCCCTGAATTCAGAGGAAAATTGACGCATTCCGCATACGATAAGGGTGTTGTAAATGTGACTAAACTAAAATGCAGCACCGGCCGCTCAAGATTGAGTATCCGGTATGACGGCAAATATATTTTTTGTGAAAAGCTTGCAAATGCAGATGACATCGAGTTGGGAAATATTTTTGATAAATCTGTGTTGGATGTGTGGAATTCCGAGGAATTGCTGGCATATATAAACCCTGAGAGAGATTCATATAAGGAGACTGTATGTTTCGATTGTGTTGAATTTGATCACTGTACGGGGAAAAATTCATGCATTTCTCAGTCTAAAAATCAGCATGGGACTTACTTTCGTCCTATAAAGGAGGCGGAATATGCTTGCACTCAAAGATGA